One part of the Xiphophorus maculatus strain JP 163 A chromosome 1, X_maculatus-5.0-male, whole genome shotgun sequence genome encodes these proteins:
- the LOC102218272 gene encoding excitatory amino acid transporter 3-like — protein sequence MTDITTIFQGSTLMMIILGLGTGFLLKYRFPISKTTERLIDMVGDVLLNLLQMFAVPLIVTSVISGVTALNSKLSGKTAFYIIIYVCGTTTLAVIVGLILVLTLEPGGDTKAEESKSHIPEYAMHFIFMDIIRNMVPESFVQAFFEHYQTAFVKVRQVDKTIVSGSGQNGTQMQMKGRYVDGANMLGLIIWSFTIGILLNKVGPRAKATVKAAREMNDVIKIIFKYILWYMPIGIYFLMIGHVLETEDWKSVIKVGKLIVVLFLGFGIHSFVTLPLIYFAFTRKNPFLVFRHVNKALLNAVTMASSSATLPITLQCCEENMKVDVRFCRLMLPIVSTINMNGMAIYEVIAAVFVAELSQMNLDAGYIISIGLTSAVASFGAAGVPMMGPASTIMVLTAVGLPAKHVSILMVFEWFVDHFATLVNVLGDCFGVGLINHLCQEELKDMDNDTGIRSISQLELDLLCLEPKDKANPSPSSTPSRSISPK from the exons ATGACAGATATAACCACCATATTTCAGGGGTCTACTCTGATGATGATTATCTTGG gGTTAGGCACTGGGTTTTTGCTGAAGTATCGTTTTCCTAtaagtaaaacaacagaaaggttGATTGATATGGTAGGAGATGTGCTTCTAAACTTGCTCCAGATGTTCGCTGTACCCCTCATTGTGACCAGCGTGATTTCAG GCGTAACTGCATTAAACAGCAAATTGTCTGGGAAAACAGCTTTCTACATAATAATCTACGTTTGTGGCACTACCACTCTGGCTGTAATTGTCG GACTGATTCTAGTGCTCACGCTTGAGCCTGGTGGGGACACGAAAGCAGAAGAGTCCAAATCGCATATCCCAGAATACGCtatgcatttcattttcatggATATTATTAG GAACATGGTTCCAGAGAGCTTCGTTCAGGCCTTCTTCGAGcat TACCAGACAGCGTTTGTTAAGGTCAGACAAGTAGACAAAACCATCGTCTCTGGATCA GGGCAAAATGGCACACAGATGCAAATGAAGGGCCGTTATGTTGATGGAGCCAACATGCTAGGATTGATCATCTGGTCTTTCACCATTGGCATCTTGTTAAACAAGGTGGGACCCCGGGCAAAAGCCACTGTGAAGGCCGCTAGAGAAATGAACGATGTaataaaaatcatattcaaGTACATCCTGTG GTACATGCCCATTGGAATTTATTTCTTGATGATAGGCCACGTGTTGGAGACTGAAGACTGGAAATCTGTCATTAAAGTTGGAAAGCTTATAGTGGTGCTATTTCTAGG GTTTGGAATTCACTCCTTCGTCACTCTTCCCTTGATTTACTTTGCTTTCACCAGAAAGAACCCTTTTCTGGTCTTCCGGCATGTCAACAAGGCTTTGCTAAATGCAGTTACCATGGCATCCAG CTCTGCCACTCTGCCTATCACCCTTCAATGCTGTGAAGAGAACATGAAGGTCGATGTGAGATTCTGCCGTCTCATGTTGCCCATCGTCTCCACCATCAACATGAATGGGATGGCGATCTACGAAGTGATCGCTGCCGTCTTTGTTGCCGAGCTATCTCAAATGAACCTGGATGCCGGCTATATAATCTCCATTGG TTTGACTAGTGCTGTTGCCAGCTTTGGAGCTGCAGGTGTCCCAATGATGGGACCTGCGAGCACCATCATGGTTCTGACTGCTGTGGGACTGCCAGCGAAGCATGTCTCCATTCTGATGGTCTTTGAGTGGTTTGT AGACCATTTCGCCACCCTGGTGAATGTACTGGGTGACTGCTTTGGTGTAGGTCTCATCAATCATCTGTGCCAGGAGGAGCTGAAAGACATGGACAATGACACAGG CATTCGTTCCATCAGTCAGCTTGAGTTGGACTTGTTATGTTTGGAGCCTAAAGACAAGGCCAACCCCTCCCCCTCATCCACCCCTTCAAGATCCATTTCACCTAAGTGA